Proteins found in one Nocardia brasiliensis ATCC 700358 genomic segment:
- a CDS encoding alpha/beta hydrolase family protein produces the protein MASVAERLLVSACALTRTTEWATRLLGPRRFLPALFSDRFTHLGGIERAVFERQLSKCRSFADNRWTPYWEAVAAEHLAVADAALSTLGGPSTRQLLDPSAVDTSVLGELLAPAVEILADRGAIAPKHAVPEFSARYPESRTAATALDALIKTMVYEFVAAWPGWTPRRLRAYETSHRLGEVLVTALAPAMGVDVEVVRIPLGGDDAVRGYLMTPHGVDRVPTVLVTNGVEGTLAEAMLPVLAHRDRGMGVFVMEMPGTYSYREPLAPAAERVYTTVIDYLSAHDRVDADRLGMMGLSFGGYWATRLAATDRRLRVAIANGAPTHRSFQIGSATGLPEIMVSTLRSATGATSVVDLTRRLTAMSLREYYSRIEIPMLVINGTDDTLIATRDSIDIAAAAPRAQLALYAGDDHCAMEHADQWMELSIRFLAEHLAVAEQVVR, from the coding sequence ATGGCATCGGTTGCCGAGCGCCTACTGGTGAGTGCATGCGCTTTGACCCGGACCACCGAATGGGCGACCCGACTGCTCGGTCCCCGCCGATTCCTGCCCGCCTTGTTCAGCGACCGGTTCACGCACCTGGGCGGCATCGAACGCGCCGTGTTCGAGCGGCAGTTGAGCAAATGCCGCTCCTTCGCGGACAACCGATGGACCCCGTATTGGGAGGCGGTGGCCGCCGAGCACCTCGCCGTCGCCGACGCAGCCCTGTCCACCCTCGGCGGTCCGTCGACTCGGCAGCTGCTCGACCCGTCGGCCGTCGATACCTCTGTCCTGGGTGAGCTGCTGGCTCCCGCAGTCGAGATCCTCGCCGACCGCGGGGCGATCGCCCCGAAACACGCCGTGCCCGAGTTCAGCGCGCGCTATCCGGAAAGTCGCACTGCTGCAACGGCTCTGGACGCGCTGATCAAGACTATGGTGTACGAGTTCGTCGCAGCGTGGCCGGGTTGGACGCCGCGACGGCTGCGCGCCTACGAAACCTCGCATCGCCTCGGTGAAGTCCTGGTGACCGCGCTCGCGCCGGCCATGGGCGTGGACGTCGAAGTCGTCCGGATTCCCCTCGGCGGCGACGACGCCGTCCGGGGCTATCTGATGACTCCGCACGGCGTCGACCGGGTGCCGACGGTGCTGGTCACCAACGGTGTCGAAGGCACCCTGGCGGAGGCGATGCTGCCGGTGCTGGCCCATCGCGACAGGGGGATGGGCGTTTTCGTGATGGAGATGCCGGGGACGTACTCCTATCGCGAGCCCTTGGCGCCGGCCGCCGAGCGCGTGTACACCACCGTGATCGACTACCTGAGCGCGCACGACCGAGTGGATGCCGACCGGCTCGGGATGATGGGTCTGAGCTTCGGCGGATATTGGGCGACGCGCTTGGCGGCGACCGACCGGCGGTTGCGGGTCGCGATCGCGAACGGCGCACCGACCCATCGCAGCTTCCAGATCGGCAGTGCGACAGGCCTTCCCGAAATCATGGTCAGTACCCTTCGGTCCGCCACCGGGGCCACGAGCGTAGTGGACCTGACGCGCAGGCTCACCGCGATGTCGCTGCGTGAGTACTACTCTCGCATCGAAATTCCGATGCTGGTGATCAACGGTACCGACGACACCTTGATCGCCACCAGGGATTCGATCGATATCGCCGCCGCCGCGCCGCGTGCGCAACTGGCGCTGTACGCGGGGGACGACCACTGCGCGATGGAGCATGCCGACCAGTGGATGGAGCTGTCGATCCGGTTTCTGGCCGAGCACCTGGCAGTCGCCGAGCAGGTCGTGCGATGA
- a CDS encoding fumarylacetoacetate hydrolase family protein: protein MIPHRIRRTLNRKVSRIDLHLDYGAGWVPADDTAVDVGLPRGYTEEFELARYEQLGLPDGATVLPVCPLSFRDFMLYETHAIDAARGMASRFLPAVHRVASAFESITRRTFPPFRPNRLWYRQPIYYMSNALTVVPSGTDVQCPSYSAALDFELELGVVLGSPLRDATVREAAAAIAAVVVINDFSARDVQLAEMRSGFGPQKSKHFRTSMSDIAVTASTVLDRIDELTASVQVNGKTVARTSTRTMRYSVPEAIAHASRDEQLFPGELIATGTLPGGSGMELGQWLRPGDRLRLEIDEVGVIEHHIGEANH from the coding sequence ATGATTCCGCACCGGATTCGGCGGACGTTGAACCGCAAGGTATCTCGCATCGACCTGCATCTCGACTACGGCGCCGGGTGGGTGCCCGCCGACGACACCGCGGTGGACGTTGGATTGCCCCGCGGATACACCGAAGAGTTCGAGCTCGCCCGCTACGAACAGCTCGGCCTGCCCGACGGCGCGACCGTATTGCCGGTGTGCCCGCTGTCTTTTCGCGACTTCATGCTCTACGAGACGCATGCGATCGACGCCGCCCGCGGTATGGCGAGCCGTTTCCTGCCCGCGGTGCATCGCGTCGCGTCCGCGTTCGAAAGCATCACCCGCCGGACGTTCCCGCCCTTTCGGCCGAACCGCCTGTGGTATCGACAGCCGATCTACTACATGTCCAACGCCCTGACGGTGGTACCCAGCGGCACCGATGTGCAGTGTCCCTCGTACAGTGCCGCACTGGATTTCGAGTTGGAACTCGGTGTCGTCCTCGGCTCGCCACTGCGCGACGCGACCGTCCGCGAAGCGGCGGCAGCGATCGCGGCCGTCGTGGTGATCAACGACTTCTCCGCGCGGGACGTGCAGCTCGCCGAAATGCGCTCCGGATTCGGCCCGCAGAAGTCCAAACACTTCCGCACCTCGATGTCGGATATCGCGGTGACCGCGTCCACCGTGCTGGACCGCATCGACGAGCTGACCGCGAGCGTGCAGGTCAACGGGAAAACCGTGGCGCGCACGAGCACTCGCACCATGCGATACTCGGTGCCCGAAGCGATCGCGCACGCCTCCAGGGACGAGCAACTCTTCCCGGGAGAACTGATCGCGACCGGGACGCTGCCCGGAGGCAGTGGCATGGAATTGGGACAGTGGCTGCGGCCGGGCGACCGGCTGCGCCTGGAGATCGATGAGGTCGGCGTGATCGAACATCACATCGGAGAGGCGAACCACTGA
- a CDS encoding nitroreductase family deazaflavin-dependent oxidoreductase: MAGVFANVLKVHQWVYENSGGLVGHRILFGNPTLLLRTVGRKTGQARTSALTYARDGADYLITASNGGSPRPPGWLANLKARPECEIQVGRRTTRVTARATYPEDSEYARRFALVDKVNQGRYTEYQKQTKRPIAVVVLTPVG, translated from the coding sequence ATGGCCGGTGTGTTCGCGAATGTGCTGAAGGTGCACCAGTGGGTGTACGAGAACAGTGGCGGGCTGGTGGGCCACCGGATCTTGTTCGGGAATCCGACTTTGCTGCTGCGGACGGTGGGGCGCAAGACGGGGCAGGCGCGGACGTCGGCGCTGACCTATGCGCGTGATGGTGCGGATTATCTGATCACGGCGTCCAATGGCGGATCGCCGCGGCCGCCGGGCTGGCTGGCGAATCTGAAAGCGCGGCCGGAGTGCGAGATTCAGGTCGGCCGGCGCACCACGCGGGTGACGGCGCGGGCCACGTATCCCGAGGATTCGGAGTATGCCCGCCGGTTCGCCCTCGTGGACAAGGTGAACCAGGGTCGCTACACGGAGTACCAGAAGCAGACGAAACGGCCTATTGCCGTAGTGGTGCTGACGCCGGTCGGCTGA
- a CDS encoding TetR/AcrR family transcriptional regulator — MASEFPHRRREPVQERSRERVERLLRAAKDLLDEQGAEAVTTRTIAERAQLPVATLYQYFANREAVLGELALRIMDRLDEELPQRLAALSAGTLAEMVDQLMELHRNLYRNAYPELVTIYHQGRLTGELPDAVPHRHRFAAMVHEAMITRGLLPASTDVLVTELAVELGDRVVELAHRRAPGGDPAVIAEGVLAITRYLEAHAENAGR, encoded by the coding sequence ATGGCCAGCGAATTCCCGCATCGCCGCCGCGAGCCGGTCCAGGAGCGCAGTCGCGAGCGCGTCGAGCGGCTACTGCGCGCAGCCAAGGATCTCCTCGACGAACAAGGCGCAGAGGCTGTCACCACCCGCACGATCGCCGAACGTGCCCAACTGCCCGTTGCCACGCTCTATCAGTACTTCGCCAATCGTGAAGCAGTGCTGGGCGAACTGGCCTTGCGCATCATGGATCGTCTCGACGAGGAACTGCCGCAACGTCTGGCTGCGCTGTCGGCCGGCACCCTCGCGGAGATGGTGGACCAGTTGATGGAGCTGCACCGCAACCTCTACCGCAACGCCTACCCGGAGTTGGTGACGATCTACCACCAGGGCCGGCTGACCGGCGAGCTCCCCGACGCCGTCCCGCACCGGCACCGCTTCGCCGCCATGGTCCACGAGGCCATGATCACGAGGGGCCTGCTTCCTGCGAGCACCGACGTGCTGGTCACCGAGCTGGCCGTCGAACTCGGCGACCGCGTGGTGGAGCTCGCCCACCGCCGCGCGCCGGGCGGGGATCCGGCCGTCATCGCGGAGGGGGTCCTCGCCATCACCCGGTATCTGGAAGCACACGCCGAGAACGCCGGCCGATGA
- a CDS encoding pyrimidine/purine nucleoside phosphorylase, whose protein sequence is MFKVNEYFDGTVKSLAFEAADGPATIGVMAAGEYQFGTAQREIMHVVSGALTVKLPGSDEFVTYSAGERFEVPADSKFDVQVASDTAYLCEYR, encoded by the coding sequence GTGTTCAAGGTCAACGAGTACTTCGACGGCACGGTCAAATCGCTGGCGTTCGAGGCGGCGGACGGGCCGGCGACCATCGGGGTGATGGCGGCGGGGGAGTACCAGTTCGGGACCGCGCAGCGGGAGATCATGCACGTGGTTTCGGGCGCGTTGACCGTCAAGCTGCCCGGTTCCGACGAGTTCGTGACGTACTCGGCCGGTGAGCGGTTCGAGGTACCCGCGGACAGCAAGTTCGACGTCCAGGTGGCGAGCGATACGGCGTATCTGTGCGAGTACCGCTGA
- a CDS encoding TetR/AcrR family transcriptional regulator, with protein sequence MTEPDSATPRRRPGGRSARVRESVHRAVLEALIEHGVERVGIPDIARRAAVRDSSIYRRWGTRENLIVEALLAYSEETLPPPDTGTLHGDLAAFALELANYLATPLGGALARSMALISDSPEVEAARNTFWANRFSKIRPLITRAVDRGELPADADARQALELLIAPLHFRALLTRTPTTPSDAEQLATLVTRALQARDRTGDRNIIAPDM encoded by the coding sequence GTGACGGAACCGGACAGCGCGACGCCCAGACGCCGCCCAGGCGGACGGTCGGCCAGGGTGCGCGAATCCGTGCACCGAGCGGTCCTGGAGGCCCTGATCGAGCACGGCGTGGAGCGAGTCGGCATCCCCGACATCGCCCGGCGCGCCGCGGTGCGCGACTCCTCGATCTACCGGCGGTGGGGCACCAGGGAGAACTTGATCGTGGAGGCATTGCTCGCCTACAGCGAGGAGACGTTGCCGCCGCCGGACACCGGCACCCTGCACGGGGACTTGGCCGCCTTCGCCCTCGAACTCGCGAACTACCTCGCCACGCCGCTCGGCGGCGCGCTCGCCAGATCCATGGCGTTGATCAGCGACTCCCCCGAGGTAGAAGCCGCCCGAAACACCTTCTGGGCGAACAGATTCAGTAAGATCCGCCCCCTCATCACGCGCGCCGTCGACCGCGGCGAACTCCCCGCAGACGCCGACGCCCGCCAAGCCCTCGAACTACTCATCGCCCCCCTCCACTTCCGCGCCCTGCTCACCCGCACCCCCACCACCCCCTCCGATGCCGAACAATTGGCCACCTTGGTGACCCGCGCTCTCCAGGCCCGCGACCGTACCGGGGATCGCAACATCATCGCCCCCGATATGTGA
- a CDS encoding Rid family hydrolase, producing the protein MSEPEFFATPGYGATMLANMHYNQAVRIGDRVETSGQGGWDAEWNFPESLADEIVQAFENVEQTLAQAGATWRDVVSVNSYHVPTAADAIGEDHNRVMVEQFRKRMGERAPIWTEIGVPALGAPKMRVEIRVTAIVGG; encoded by the coding sequence ATGTCTGAGCCGGAGTTCTTCGCCACTCCTGGATACGGCGCGACAATGCTCGCCAATATGCACTACAACCAAGCCGTTCGAATCGGCGATCGAGTCGAGACCTCAGGACAGGGCGGCTGGGACGCCGAGTGGAACTTCCCCGAGTCCCTAGCGGACGAAATCGTGCAAGCCTTCGAGAATGTCGAGCAGACCCTCGCCCAAGCCGGCGCCACCTGGCGCGACGTCGTCTCCGTGAACTCCTACCACGTACCGACCGCCGCCGACGCCATCGGCGAAGACCACAACCGCGTCATGGTGGAGCAATTCCGCAAACGCATGGGCGAACGCGCACCCATCTGGACCGAAATCGGCGTACCCGCCCTCGGCGCCCCGAAAATGCGAGTCGAAATCCGCGTGACCGCCATCGTGGGCGGGTGA
- a CDS encoding HAD domain-containing protein: MDALLFLDVDGPLIPFGAADDSARPELLDANPLLARLDPQLGPLLAALPCRLVWATTWMHEANTTLSPILGLPELTVLEWPTATDDRVDQWFGLHWKTRALVDWAAGRPFIWVDDEITDRDQDWVAAEYRGSALLHRVDPRKGLQRSDFEVFGAWFAAHPD, from the coding sequence GTGGATGCATTGCTGTTCCTCGACGTCGACGGACCACTGATTCCGTTCGGCGCGGCCGACGATTCGGCTCGTCCGGAGCTACTCGACGCGAATCCTTTACTGGCACGGCTCGATCCCCAACTCGGGCCGCTCCTGGCCGCACTGCCGTGCCGACTGGTTTGGGCCACCACCTGGATGCACGAGGCGAACACCACGCTGAGCCCGATCCTGGGCCTGCCGGAACTCACCGTGCTGGAGTGGCCGACAGCTACGGACGATCGAGTCGACCAATGGTTCGGATTGCACTGGAAGACCCGCGCTTTGGTCGACTGGGCGGCCGGACGACCGTTCATCTGGGTGGACGACGAGATCACCGACCGTGACCAGGACTGGGTGGCGGCCGAATACCGCGGCAGCGCACTGCTGCACCGTGTTGATCCACGGAAAGGATTGCAGCGCAGCGACTTCGAGGTATTCGGTGCGTGGTTCGCCGCCCACCCGGACTGA
- a CDS encoding MBL fold metallo-hydrolase: MRITQVADSVYVVAGTNVNWSLVTDGSGVTLVDAGYPRDTDDVLDSIRQIGHDLGDLAAVLVTHAHLDHIGAIPTLVRRTGVPVYTGAAEAAHARREYLEQITPVEMVGQLRTPGGPRWVAQTVRAVMGHIKMKVPTATAYDDDALRALPGGFTAVPTPGHTTGHTAYFLPDQQILFSGDALVTGHPLLATVGPQTLPTVFNHDEDLTRRTAQSLLDPAPRLIVPGHGEPEKLGAP, translated from the coding sequence ATGCGCATCACACAGGTTGCCGACTCCGTCTATGTCGTGGCGGGCACCAACGTCAACTGGTCGCTGGTGACCGACGGCTCCGGCGTCACCCTCGTCGACGCCGGGTATCCACGAGATACCGACGATGTGCTCGACTCCATCCGGCAGATCGGGCACGACCTCGGTGATCTGGCGGCGGTGCTGGTCACCCACGCCCACCTCGACCACATCGGCGCGATTCCGACGCTGGTGCGTCGCACGGGCGTCCCCGTGTACACCGGTGCGGCGGAAGCGGCGCATGCGCGGCGCGAGTACTTGGAGCAGATCACCCCCGTCGAGATGGTCGGTCAATTGCGTACGCCGGGCGGGCCACGCTGGGTCGCACAGACGGTGCGGGCGGTGATGGGGCACATCAAAATGAAGGTTCCCACCGCCACCGCTTATGACGACGACGCTCTGCGCGCACTGCCGGGTGGTTTCACCGCCGTACCGACGCCGGGTCACACCACCGGTCACACCGCCTACTTCCTGCCCGATCAGCAGATCCTGTTCAGCGGCGACGCCCTCGTCACCGGCCACCCGCTGCTCGCCACCGTCGGCCCGCAGACGCTACCCACCGTCTTCAATCACGACGAAGACCTCACCCGCCGCACCGCGCAATCCCTACTCGACCCCGCGCCCCGCCTGATCGTCCCCGGACACGGTGAGCCCGAGAAGCTGGGCGCGCCTTAG
- a CDS encoding tetratricopeptide repeat protein — MISETGPNGGRDEDASPRALFVARLAQLWEAAGNPTLQRVATATEARLKAARAAAPGQRSSMQRISDWRTGRNVPSRFESLDPVLVTLISLARQTSGPLPPDLSNRSAWRRLWKAASAQPVRPTVLTTLRRDVPTFVGRDAEVQRILDAAGPDRVVSIHTVDGMPGVGKTALVVRAAHLLSDRFPDGRFFVELNSHTPGQVPADPAAVLATLLTGLGIAPGHIPDTLDARRDLWRDRVAGKRMLLVLDDARDHAQIEPLLPAGPECLTLITSRRRLVALDSALPLPLGTLEPDSAIDLFCRLAQRNPTGDELAAVAEIVQLCGYLPLAIVLLAGRLAHHPAWTLAGLAEEFRTAQDRLGELDAGQRAVRAAFTASYESLPPARRQLFRRLGLHPGPDFDPYAVAALHGSSLAEARAELEALFTCHLVEETTPGRYCLHDLVREYACALAVSSGEDSDAMQRLLDYYRAAAAAADHWLTRRPRRDRAADNACAVPEFDNERPALAWLRRERANLLACLDHTAECDPARMVGLTEVLAELLEREGPWPTARQLHRRAAAAAGRLGNRLGRADALTNLGTLEWQTGNFDRASDLLRQALALYRETGHALGTADALRNLGTVEWQTGNYDRTADLFRQALTLYQEADYPLGEANTLAGLGGARRDNGDYEQATQLLEQALDLYRDTGFPLGEANTLASLGGVRRDNGDYEQATRLLEQALALFQEAGYPLGEANALGFLGSVRREIGDYRQAADLFRHATALFQEIGHRRGEANALGNLGLVHRDTGDHAQAAAVLRQALVVSREIGHRIGEAVNLNYLATVHRETRDYGRAADLSQQALIVFRDTGYRIGEAEALANLGAICGKTGQRPKAAELSRQALALFRQIGYRAKEAEALNNTAKVLLAAGAPAEALTMFAEALTVARAIGCEIQQAHALAGTARCHTALGDTTTAATLLRQAIDIYHHLGAPETEDAATDLATLHPV; from the coding sequence ATGATTAGTGAGACCGGTCCGAACGGAGGTCGTGACGAAGACGCATCACCCCGGGCGCTCTTCGTGGCCAGGTTGGCGCAGTTGTGGGAAGCCGCAGGCAATCCCACCTTGCAGCGGGTCGCGACCGCGACCGAGGCCCGGTTGAAAGCCGCTCGCGCGGCGGCACCCGGTCAGCGTTCCTCGATGCAGCGCATCAGCGACTGGCGGACCGGGCGCAACGTGCCCTCCCGCTTCGAATCGTTGGATCCGGTGCTGGTGACGTTGATTTCGCTGGCCCGGCAAACCTCCGGGCCCCTGCCCCCGGACCTGTCGAACCGATCGGCGTGGCGGCGGCTGTGGAAAGCGGCCAGCGCGCAACCGGTGCGCCCCACCGTGCTGACCACGCTGCGCCGCGACGTCCCCACGTTCGTCGGGCGCGATGCCGAGGTGCAGCGGATCCTGGACGCCGCGGGACCGGATCGGGTGGTGTCCATCCACACTGTCGATGGCATGCCGGGCGTCGGGAAAACCGCTCTGGTCGTCCGAGCGGCCCATCTGCTGTCCGACCGGTTTCCGGACGGCAGGTTCTTCGTCGAGCTGAATTCGCACACGCCCGGCCAGGTGCCCGCCGATCCGGCGGCCGTGCTGGCCACCCTGCTCACCGGTCTCGGCATCGCCCCGGGACATATCCCGGACACCCTCGACGCGCGGCGCGACCTGTGGCGCGACCGGGTCGCCGGTAAGCGGATGCTGCTGGTCCTCGACGACGCCCGCGACCACGCTCAGATCGAACCCTTGCTGCCCGCGGGGCCCGAATGCCTCACTTTGATCACCAGCCGCCGCCGGCTCGTCGCGCTGGACAGCGCTCTCCCGCTCCCGTTGGGCACCCTGGAGCCGGACAGTGCGATCGACCTGTTCTGCCGCCTGGCACAACGGAATCCAACGGGCGACGAACTCGCGGCCGTAGCCGAGATCGTCCAGTTGTGCGGCTACCTGCCGCTAGCGATCGTGCTGCTGGCCGGTCGGCTCGCCCATCATCCGGCGTGGACGCTGGCCGGCCTGGCCGAGGAGTTCCGCACCGCACAGGATCGGCTCGGTGAACTCGACGCCGGACAGCGCGCGGTGCGCGCCGCGTTCACCGCCTCGTACGAGAGCCTGCCGCCGGCACGGCGACAACTGTTCCGCAGGCTGGGCCTGCACCCCGGCCCGGATTTCGATCCCTACGCCGTCGCTGCCCTGCACGGTAGTTCGCTCGCCGAGGCGCGCGCCGAACTCGAGGCGCTGTTCACCTGTCATCTCGTCGAGGAGACCACACCCGGCCGCTACTGCCTGCACGATCTGGTGCGCGAATACGCTTGCGCCCTTGCGGTTTCGTCCGGCGAGGACAGCGATGCGATGCAACGACTGCTGGACTACTACCGAGCGGCCGCCGCAGCCGCGGACCACTGGCTGACCCGCAGGCCGCGCCGCGACCGCGCCGCCGACAACGCCTGTGCCGTACCCGAATTCGACAACGAGAGACCCGCGCTGGCGTGGCTGCGGCGGGAACGGGCCAACCTGCTCGCCTGCCTCGACCACACCGCCGAGTGCGATCCCGCACGCATGGTCGGGCTGACGGAGGTGCTGGCGGAACTGCTGGAGCGCGAAGGTCCGTGGCCTACGGCCCGGCAGTTGCATCGGCGCGCCGCCGCGGCCGCGGGCCGGCTGGGTAATCGGCTCGGCCGCGCCGACGCACTCACCAATCTCGGCACGCTCGAATGGCAGACCGGGAATTTCGACCGAGCCTCGGACCTGCTCCGGCAGGCCCTGGCTTTGTATCGGGAGACCGGTCACGCGCTCGGTACCGCGGACGCGCTGCGCAACCTCGGCACCGTGGAGTGGCAGACCGGGAACTACGACCGGACGGCCGATCTGTTCCGGCAGGCCCTCACCCTGTATCAGGAGGCGGACTACCCGCTCGGCGAGGCCAACACCCTCGCCGGCCTCGGCGGCGCCCGCCGCGACAACGGCGACTACGAACAAGCCACCCAACTACTCGAACAAGCTCTAGATCTTTACCGGGACACCGGCTTTCCCCTCGGCGAAGCCAACACTCTCGCCAGCCTCGGCGGCGTCCGCCGCGACAACGGCGACTACGAACAAGCCACCCGACTACTCGAACAAGCCCTGGCCCTGTTCCAGGAGGCGGGTTATCCGCTCGGCGAAGCCAACGCACTCGGTTTCCTCGGCAGCGTGCGCCGCGAGATCGGGGACTATCGGCAGGCCGCGGACCTGTTCCGACACGCAACAGCACTGTTCCAAGAGATCGGCCACCGCCGCGGCGAAGCCAACGCCCTCGGCAACCTCGGTCTCGTCCACCGCGACACCGGCGACCATGCGCAAGCCGCCGCAGTGCTGCGGCAGGCGCTGGTGGTCTCCCGCGAAATCGGCCACCGCATCGGCGAAGCCGTGAACCTCAACTATCTGGCCACCGTGCATCGGGAAACCCGAGACTACGGGCGGGCGGCCGATCTCTCCCAGCAAGCCTTGATCGTGTTCCGGGACACGGGCTATCGCATCGGCGAAGCTGAGGCCCTCGCCAACCTCGGTGCCATATGCGGAAAGACCGGGCAGCGCCCGAAGGCCGCGGAGCTCTCCCGGCAGGCCCTCGCTCTGTTCCGTCAGATCGGCTATCGCGCCAAAGAAGCCGAGGCCCTGAACAACACCGCAAAGGTGCTGCTGGCGGCTGGTGCGCCTGCCGAAGCGCTGACGATGTTCGCCGAGGCGCTTACCGTGGCTCGGGCTATCGGCTGCGAAATTCAGCAGGCGCACGCCCTGGCCGGGACCGCTCGCTGCCACACCGCCCTGGGCGACACCACCACCGCGGCCACCCTGCTGCGCCAGGCGATCGATATCTACCACCACCTCGGTGCGCCCGAAACCGAGGACGCGGCAACCGATCTCGCCACGCTCCACCCTGTGTAG
- a CDS encoding ATP-binding cassette domain-containing protein yields MAAELRSLTVDIDTGRWRDTVLTEVDLRVRDGQVTVLLGGPGDGKTMVAYALTGRLPESARTIGEVLVDGRVGYVPQDGIDAFARDRSVGAQLRELISGDGAWTVDQACAAACYPLEALDLLPQHNSAGQIQRAAVAAALLADPDVLIADSPTASLDQGTAFGVWKSIREYADTGAAVLVITHDMPLLIATGYADHLVIMSKGQVVAAGSLDDLIVSDDSRVRMYFRS; encoded by the coding sequence GTGGCTGCTGAACTGCGTTCTCTCACTGTCGATATCGATACCGGGCGGTGGCGTGACACGGTGCTCACGGAAGTGGATCTTCGGGTGCGCGACGGGCAGGTCACTGTGTTGCTGGGCGGGCCGGGGGATGGCAAGACGATGGTCGCGTATGCGTTGACCGGCCGTTTGCCGGAGTCGGCGCGGACTATCGGGGAGGTGCTGGTCGATGGGCGGGTCGGTTACGTCCCGCAGGACGGTATCGATGCGTTCGCCAGGGATCGGTCGGTTGGTGCGCAATTGCGGGAGTTGATATCGGGGGACGGAGCGTGGACGGTCGACCAAGCCTGTGCCGCCGCGTGCTATCCGCTCGAAGCGCTGGATCTGTTGCCACAGCACAACTCTGCCGGTCAGATTCAGCGCGCGGCGGTCGCCGCCGCGCTGCTCGCCGACCCGGATGTGCTGATCGCGGACAGCCCGACCGCCTCGCTGGATCAGGGCACGGCTTTCGGCGTGTGGAAGTCGATCCGGGAGTACGCGGACACCGGCGCTGCGGTGCTCGTGATCACCCACGACATGCCCTTGCTCATCGCGACCGGTTACGCCGACCATCTGGTGATCATGAGCAAAGGGCAGGTCGTTGCGGCAGGCAGCCTGGATGACCTGATCGTTTCCGATGATTCGCGGGTGCGGATGTATTTCCGAAGTTGA
- a CDS encoding MarR family winged helix-turn-helix transcriptional regulator, with translation MASTGAPKPGGDESDQALWLTASEKEAWTGLVSLIWLLPGRLESPLQHEAGLTLFEYFALSHISEAPDRRLRMSELAYLANGSLSRLSNVVKRFEQRGWVRRSPDPDDGRYTIAALTDLGYDLVAAAAPVHVRAVREVVLDRLTATDQQALARIAAKLRVRPQDLA, from the coding sequence ATGGCCAGCACCGGCGCCCCGAAACCTGGCGGGGACGAGTCCGACCAGGCACTGTGGCTCACCGCGTCCGAGAAGGAGGCGTGGACCGGGCTGGTCTCGTTGATCTGGCTGCTGCCGGGCAGGCTCGAGTCGCCGCTACAGCACGAAGCCGGGCTGACTTTGTTCGAATACTTTGCGCTGAGCCATATTTCGGAGGCCCCGGACCGGCGGCTGCGGATGAGCGAACTGGCCTACCTGGCCAACGGATCGCTCTCGCGCCTGTCCAACGTCGTCAAACGGTTCGAGCAGCGGGGTTGGGTGCGGCGCTCACCCGACCCTGACGACGGCCGCTACACCATCGCCGCGCTCACCGACCTCGGGTACGACCTGGTCGCCGCCGCCGCACCCGTCCACGTGCGCGCGGTGCGCGAGGTGGTGCTCGATCGGCTCACCGCCACCGACCAGCAAGCTCTCGCCCGTATCGCCGCCAAGCTGCGCGTGCGACCGCAGGACCTGGCCTGA